The following coding sequences lie in one Notolabrus celidotus isolate fNotCel1 chromosome 6, fNotCel1.pri, whole genome shotgun sequence genomic window:
- the rsl24d1 gene encoding probable ribosome biogenesis protein RLP24 — protein MRIEKCYFCSGPVYPGHGVMFVRNDCKSFRFCRSKCHKNFKKKRNPRKTRWTKAFRKASGKELTVDNALEFEKRRNTPVKYNRLLWDKTVEAMKRVEEIKQKRQARFIMNRLKKGKQLEKEEAIVEVKKNIHLIKAPHAGKAKQMEAKMVQKLQEDVEMGDEDN, from the exons ATGCGGATagaaaaatgttatttctgCTCGGGACCAGTGTACCCTGGTCATGGAGTCATGTTTGTACGGAACGACTGTAAG TCATTCAGGTTCTGCAGATCAAAATGCCACAAAAACTTCAAGAAGAAGCGTAACCCCAGAAAGACCCGATGGACCAAAGCATTCAGAAAGGCCTCAGGAAAGGAATTGACAGTG GACAACGCTTTAGAGTTTGAGAAACGCAGAAACACCCCTGTTAAATATAACAGGCTGCTCTGGGACAAGACAG TGGAAGCAATGAAGAGGGTGGAGGAGATCAAGCAGAAACGACAGGCCAGATTTATCATGAACAG ATTAAAGAAGGGCAAACAGTTGGAGAAGGAGGAGGCCATCGTCGAAGTGAAGAAAAATATCCATCTTATCAAAGCGCCACATGCCG gaaaagcaaaacaaatgGAAGCCAAAATGGTGCAGAAGTTACAAGAGGACGTGGAAATGGGGGATGAAGATAACTGA